Proteins encoded within one genomic window of bacterium:
- a CDS encoding NAD(P)-dependent oxidoreductase, producing the protein MLNILLAEKVFSPDAKKILAKKGRVVDFVSRREFMKNLSKADVLVNALEIKLDKNILQKAIRLKLIGSRTTQLRYIDLDECKKRGIEVVNIKADSPVLQITPSTAEEAMALIFSVLRHIPWAFDSIKNGQWDRKKYEGRELYEKTVGLIGFGRLGKMVAKFCQAFGAIVIACDPNITAKAMQKSKVRKVPMKELLKKADIISLHSVYNDATFGMLKEEHFRSMRPTAIFINTARGEITDEKALLKALRQNWIAGSGIDTLAGEMPDGRHLIGNPLVDYARKNNNLIILPHLGGSTKEATERTQVYISELVARELKGAKYE; encoded by the coding sequence ATGTTGAATATTCTATTAGCAGAAAAAGTTTTCAGCCCTGATGCCAAGAAGATCCTAGCCAAAAAAGGCAGGGTTGTGGATTTTGTTTCTCGCCGGGAATTTATGAAAAATCTATCGAAGGCCGATGTTTTAGTGAATGCCTTAGAGATAAAGCTGGATAAGAATATCTTGCAAAAGGCGATCCGGTTGAAGCTGATAGGTAGCCGCACCACCCAGCTTCGCTATATTGATTTGGACGAATGCAAAAAACGAGGAATTGAAGTAGTAAATATCAAGGCCGACTCACCGGTATTGCAGATTACCCCGTCCACCGCCGAAGAGGCGATGGCTCTGATTTTTTCCGTCCTCCGTCATATTCCTTGGGCGTTCGATTCAATTAAAAATGGCCAATGGGATCGGAAAAAATATGAAGGCCGCGAACTTTATGAAAAAACAGTCGGTCTAATCGGCTTTGGACGCTTAGGAAAGATGGTAGCAAAATTCTGCCAGGCTTTTGGCGCGATAGTGATTGCTTGCGACCCTAATATAACCGCTAAGGCTATGCAAAAATCTAAAGTAAGAAAGGTTCCTATGAAAGAGTTGCTTAAAAAAGCTGATATTATTTCTCTGCATTCTGTTTATAATGACGCTACCTTCGGGATGTTAAAGGAGGAACATTTTCGATCCATGCGGCCGACGGCGATTTTTATCAATACTGCCAGAGGAGAGATAACTGATGAAAAGGCTTTGCTGAAAGCCCTAAGGCAAAATTGGATCGCCGGATCAGGGATTGATACTTTGGCCGGAGAAATGCCCGACGGCAGACATCTGATAGGTAATCCGCTAGTGGATTATGCGCGGAAGAATAATAATTTGATTATCCTTCCACACCTGGGGGGATCCACTAAAGAGGCGACCGAGAGAACCCAGGTCTACATAAGCGAGCTTGTAGCCCGGGAGTTAAAAGGCGCTAAATATGAATAA
- the glyA gene encoding serine hydroxymethyltransferase yields MNKDHQLGKLVKAEIKRQEETLDLIPSENYASPEILELLGSPLTNKYSEGYPGKRYYPGNVFYDEIERLAQKRALEVFTLDQNEWAVNVQPYSGSPANLAIYSALMEFGDTLLGLKLDAGGHLTHGHKVNFSGKAYKVVHYGVSEKTGLIDYDQLEKLARENKPKVIVSGLTAYPREIDFKRIGAVAKSVGAYHLADISHIAGLVLAGLHQSPFDYADVVMTTTHKALRGPRGAVIFSRKFPITNSQLLISEAIDKAVFPGMQGGPHNNSTAARALMFWEAGQPSFKKYQEQTLKNSKKLAESLMKLGFKLLTNGTDNHLMVVDLKNFNLDGKIAEQMLEANNINANRNSIPGDLSPLKPSGIRIGTPAVTTRGMKEREMELIADFIYRVLVKKEDVGAEAKKLCKKFPLPY; encoded by the coding sequence ATGAATAAAGATCATCAATTAGGAAAATTAGTTAAAGCCGAGATCAAGAGACAGGAGGAAACCTTGGATCTTATCCCGTCCGAAAATTACGCCTCTCCGGAAATTCTAGAATTGCTGGGTTCGCCCCTCACTAATAAATATTCCGAGGGTTATCCGGGCAAGCGCTATTATCCGGGCAATGTTTTTTATGATGAGATAGAGCGGCTGGCTCAAAAGAGGGCGTTGGAGGTCTTTACTCTGGACCAGAATGAGTGGGCGGTGAACGTACAGCCATATTCCGGATCCCCCGCCAATCTGGCGATCTATTCGGCCCTGATGGAGTTCGGCGATACCCTGCTTGGTTTAAAGTTAGACGCGGGTGGTCATCTCACTCATGGGCATAAGGTTAATTTTTCCGGCAAGGCCTACAAGGTTGTTCATTATGGAGTTTCCGAAAAAACGGGATTAATAGACTACGATCAATTGGAAAAGTTGGCGCGGGAGAATAAGCCCAAGGTAATCGTTTCCGGTTTAACTGCATATCCTCGGGAGATTGATTTTAAAAGGATTGGCGCAGTGGCCAAATCGGTTGGCGCTTATCACCTGGCGGACATTTCTCATATTGCCGGATTAGTTTTGGCCGGCTTGCACCAATCCCCATTTGATTATGCCGACGTGGTGATGACCACCACTCATAAGGCCCTCCGTGGGCCGAGAGGAGCAGTAATCTTTTCGAGAAAATTCCCAATTACTAATTCCCAATTACTAATTTCTGAAGCAATCGATAAGGCGGTTTTTCCGGGGATGCAGGGCGGGCCCCACAACAACTCCACGGCCGCCCGCGCTTTGATGTTTTGGGAGGCTGGCCAGCCATCGTTCAAAAAATATCAGGAGCAGACTCTGAAGAACTCTAAAAAACTGGCGGAATCGTTGATGAAATTGGGTTTTAAATTGCTGACCAATGGCACCGACAATCATTTGATGGTAGTAGATTTGAAGAATTTTAATTTGGATGGAAAGATAGCCGAGCAGATGTTGGAAGCTAATAATATTAATGCTAATCGCAATTCTATTCCCGGAGATCTTTCGCCTCTGAAGCCGAGCGGTATTCGTATAGGCACTCCAGCGGTTACGACTCGTGGAATGAAGGAGCGAGAAATGGAATTAATCGCTGATTTTATTTATCGGGTATTAGTTAAAAAGGAAGACGTGGGCGCAGAGGCCAAGAAGCTTTGCAAAAAGTTCCCGCTCCCTTATTAA
- a CDS encoding bifunctional 5,10-methylenetetrahydrofolate dehydrogenase/5,10-methenyltetrahydrofolate cyclohydrolase, which translates to MIINGKEIAAKVLAELKSRPRPLKSLVAVLVGDDAASLSFLKQKEKIAKELEVPFTLERIAEETNEEDLKERIEEICSDKGVGGVIVQLPLPEKFNRSEVLSAIAPEKDVDGLVGAALPPAALTVKEILNNLSFDLEGKTVGVVGKGFLVGAPIAKWLAGKCGEVIVFDSKSDLSGLKKADLVITGTGRAGLIKPEMLKVGAGVIDFGFGMVDGKIRGDLDTFNFELLTLNLSFYTPTPGGTGPILVAELFRNFYDLNK; encoded by the coding sequence ATGATTATTAACGGCAAAGAAATAGCCGCTAAAGTTTTGGCGGAGTTGAAATCTCGACCACGGCCCTTGAAAAGCTTAGTGGCTGTTTTGGTTGGAGATGATGCCGCTTCTTTGAGTTTTTTAAAACAGAAAGAAAAGATTGCGAAGGAGTTAGAGGTGCCATTTACGTTGGAGAGAATTGCTGAAGAGACCAACGAAGAAGATTTAAAAGAAAGGATTGAAGAGATTTGCTCCGACAAGGGGGTGGGTGGAGTGATTGTGCAATTGCCGTTGCCGGAAAAATTTAATCGCAGCGAGGTTTTGTCGGCGATTGCGCCGGAAAAAGACGTTGATGGCTTAGTCGGCGCCGCCTTGCCGCCTGCGGCTTTAACCGTTAAAGAAATTTTGAATAATTTGAGTTTTGATTTGGAGGGAAAGACAGTCGGAGTAGTCGGCAAAGGATTTTTAGTCGGTGCACCGATTGCGAAGTGGCTGGCCGGAAAATGCGGGGAGGTGATAGTTTTCGATAGCAAAAGTGATTTATCCGGACTAAAAAAGGCCGACTTAGTGATAACTGGCACCGGAAGGGCCGGCTTGATCAAGCCGGAAATGTTAAAAGTTGGCGCGGGAGTAATTGATTTTGGTTTTGGAATGGTGGACGGGAAGATTCGTGGCGACCTCGACACTTTTAACTTTGAACTTTTAACTTTAAACTTGTCTTTTTATACCCCGACTCCCGGAGGCACGGGCCCAATCTTAGTTGCAGAATTGTTTCGGAACTTTTACGATCTGAATAAGTAA
- a CDS encoding glycosyltransferase family 4 protein, with translation MRILFFNHSISPYSGVGRFYIYLTSALKHIIPDLSIKVATSEDLISRSKFKLLWNFPKILKMARQSDILHALDGWPYGFVAAVCAKLLNKKLVITAVGTGGVKPLYNFWQRPLLRWAYRFADQLVSVSNQTKKEILKVVPGLEIEVINHGVSPGRYQSSSESFKEFQPYILSVGAWKPRKGLETSIQAFNELRKNFPKLNYLILSNPPEEVKKKYNQVNFLSGLSEKQLIALYQNAELFILLPQDDKKDIEGFGLAYLEAAAAGLPVIGARDTSAEDAMLDGKSGFLVDGKDAGEASYKMLEILNDPALRSKMSEESKKFAQLMTWEKAASSYSRLYSSATQ, from the coding sequence ATGCGTATATTATTTTTTAACCACAGTATCAGTCCTTATTCCGGAGTAGGGCGATTTTATATTTATTTAACCTCCGCCCTGAAGCACATAATTCCCGACCTATCTATAAAGGTGGCTACCTCCGAAGATTTAATTTCTCGGAGTAAATTTAAGTTATTGTGGAATTTCCCGAAAATTTTGAAAATGGCTAGGCAGAGCGATATACTCCATGCCCTTGATGGCTGGCCCTACGGCTTTGTTGCCGCGGTCTGCGCCAAATTGTTGAATAAAAAATTAGTGATTACTGCGGTTGGCACTGGAGGAGTGAAGCCGCTATATAATTTTTGGCAGCGCCCATTATTGCGCTGGGCCTACCGATTCGCCGATCAGTTAGTATCTGTCAGCAATCAGACAAAAAAAGAAATTCTTAAAGTAGTTCCCGGATTGGAGATTGAGGTGATTAATCACGGAGTTTCTCCGGGACGCTATCAATCCTCTTCGGAGAGTTTTAAAGAGTTCCAGCCGTATATTTTGAGCGTTGGAGCCTGGAAGCCGCGCAAGGGGCTGGAGACATCAATTCAGGCATTCAATGAATTACGGAAAAATTTCCCCAAGCTCAACTACTTAATTTTGAGTAATCCGCCGGAGGAAGTTAAAAAGAAATATAATCAGGTGAATTTTTTAAGTGGACTCTCCGAGAAGCAATTAATTGCTTTATATCAGAATGCGGAATTATTTATTTTACTTCCCCAAGACGATAAAAAAGATATTGAAGGTTTCGGATTGGCTTATTTAGAGGCCGCCGCCGCCGGCTTGCCGGTGATTGGCGCTAGAGATACCAGTGCCGAAGACGCGATGTTGGACGGCAAGAGCGGATTTTTGGTTGACGGGAAAGACGCGGGAGAGGCCTCTTATAAGATGCTAGAAATCCTCAACGATCCTGCCTTGCGCTCAAAGATGTCTGAAGAGTCCAAGAAATTTGCTCAACTAATGACTTGGGAAAAAGCGGCTAGCTCTTATTCGCGACTCTACTCTTCTGCCACTCAATAG
- a CDS encoding NAD-dependent epimerase/dehydratase family protein — MEDVKEGPKAILVTGCAGFIGSNFVNQFRERFPGTAVVGVDNFATGRRSAIDPNVTFYEGSVLDKNLLEQIFRKHKPEYVFHFAAIPRVAYSVEHPRETTENNVVGTVALLEAAKDHKAKRFIYSSSSSVYGGAAKLPTKESENAPNPKSPYAFQKYAGEPLCRIFSELYGLDTVVLRYFNVFGPGQYGDSPYASVISGWLEAIYQPDSKKHLFIEGDGEQSRDFCYIDNVVEANILAMQYPKPLGGEVFNIACGDKTSVNQVRELIEKYSGKKLELENRPSRAGDIKHSYADISKAQEWLGYDPKVKFEKGLKRTIEWQKSRVANKS; from the coding sequence ATGGAAGATGTGAAAGAAGGGCCGAAAGCTATATTGGTAACGGGTTGCGCCGGATTTATCGGGAGTAATTTTGTGAACCAGTTCCGAGAAAGATTCCCGGGAACAGCGGTGGTTGGCGTAGATAACTTTGCCACCGGGCGTCGCTCGGCCATTGATCCGAACGTCACTTTCTATGAAGGATCGGTGCTAGACAAAAACCTACTGGAGCAGATCTTCCGGAAACACAAGCCGGAATATGTTTTCCATTTCGCCGCCATCCCTCGCGTAGCTTATTCGGTGGAGCACCCCCGGGAGACGACCGAAAATAACGTGGTAGGCACGGTTGCCCTCCTTGAAGCGGCAAAAGATCACAAAGCAAAACGCTTCATCTATTCCTCCTCATCCTCCGTATATGGCGGAGCGGCCAAGCTCCCGACAAAAGAATCGGAAAATGCCCCGAATCCAAAATCACCGTATGCTTTTCAGAAATACGCAGGCGAACCGCTTTGCAGAATATTCAGCGAGCTTTATGGCCTGGATACCGTAGTTTTGAGATACTTCAATGTTTTCGGCCCAGGCCAATACGGCGACTCGCCTTACGCCAGTGTCATTTCCGGATGGCTGGAGGCAATTTACCAACCGGACAGCAAAAAACATTTATTCATAGAAGGGGACGGCGAACAGTCGCGGGATTTCTGCTATATCGACAATGTTGTTGAAGCGAATATTTTGGCAATGCAATATCCGAAACCGCTCGGCGGAGAAGTTTTCAATATCGCCTGTGGCGACAAAACCAGCGTGAACCAGGTCCGCGAATTGATAGAAAAATATTCCGGAAAAAAACTGGAACTGGAGAACCGCCCATCTCGCGCCGGAGATATCAAACATTCCTACGCAGATATTTCCAAAGCTCAAGAATGGCTTGGCTATGACCCGAAAGTAAAATTCGAAAAGGGATTAAAGAGGACTATTGAGTGGCAGAAGAGTAGAGTCGCGAATAAGAGCTAG
- a CDS encoding radical SAM protein, producing the protein MSDGVKKTVGELRKEAVATHDERSEKIFNWAKEHGGVHHRVSRYKTRATPENVQKLIDLISGALEASVRPDASILISVMAYLQKYDPTNTDEAGRDTGGFSLALSEIDVALTHLDDSQEKALRYLAYRYKSKMYPDESRVVDFPTILYVESALACNLMCTMCYQSDKKLVEVIRSTEKKVMDWDLYQKVIDEGAENGLCAVVFAGRGEPTLNKNFTQMLRYADDKGVLDIKINTNATRLTEQMVRDWLSIGAPLTVVFSVDAADKEGFEAIRLGANFDEVIANIKMFDRIRSEEFPDSPVRTRISMTLFQDSQDPEAARNLWGSLVDEFTAKNARGEQSGSIYQTGIGGQPKNLNPGKKCRVLFDRLYIWCDGKVNPCEDDYLSTLQLGNAYTHTLKSLWGSKEMNTMRIRHMTGCKNKISPCNGCNGY; encoded by the coding sequence ATGTCTGACGGAGTCAAGAAAACGGTTGGCGAACTCCGCAAGGAAGCGGTGGCCACCCACGATGAACGCTCTGAAAAGATCTTCAATTGGGCCAAGGAGCATGGGGGCGTGCACCACCGGGTAAGTCGCTATAAGACCAGGGCAACTCCGGAAAACGTGCAGAAACTGATCGATTTGATCTCCGGCGCGCTGGAGGCCAGCGTCCGACCGGATGCTTCTATTCTGATTTCGGTGATGGCCTACCTTCAGAAGTATGATCCTACCAATACTGATGAAGCGGGGCGGGACACCGGTGGTTTCTCCCTTGCTCTAAGCGAGATTGACGTCGCATTGACGCATCTCGATGACAGCCAAGAGAAAGCGCTCCGTTACCTGGCATATCGCTACAAATCCAAAATGTATCCGGATGAGAGCCGAGTCGTGGATTTCCCGACTATTCTTTATGTTGAATCGGCGTTGGCCTGCAATCTGATGTGCACGATGTGCTATCAGTCGGATAAGAAACTTGTCGAAGTGATAAGATCTACAGAAAAGAAGGTAATGGATTGGGATCTTTATCAGAAAGTGATCGATGAGGGCGCGGAAAACGGCCTTTGCGCGGTTGTATTTGCCGGCAGGGGCGAGCCTACGCTGAATAAAAACTTCACCCAGATGCTCCGGTACGCCGACGATAAGGGAGTCCTGGACATCAAGATCAATACCAACGCCACTAGACTCACGGAGCAGATGGTTCGCGATTGGCTTTCCATCGGCGCTCCTCTGACTGTGGTTTTCTCGGTAGACGCCGCCGACAAAGAAGGCTTCGAGGCAATCCGCCTTGGCGCTAACTTCGACGAGGTGATTGCCAACATCAAGATGTTTGACCGGATCCGCTCGGAAGAATTTCCGGACTCTCCGGTCCGCACCCGCATCTCGATGACTCTTTTTCAGGATAGTCAGGATCCGGAAGCGGCGAGAAATTTGTGGGGTAGTCTGGTTGATGAGTTTACCGCCAAGAACGCTCGTGGCGAGCAGTCCGGCAGTATTTATCAGACCGGCATTGGCGGCCAGCCCAAGAATCTGAATCCCGGTAAGAAGTGTCGAGTACTCTTCGACCGCCTGTATATCTGGTGTGATGGCAAGGTGAATCCTTGCGAGGATGATTACTTGAGCACGCTTCAACTCGGCAATGCCTACACGCACACACTGAAGTCTCTTTGGGGTTCCAAGGAGATGAACACGATGCGGATCCGGCATATGACCGGCTGTAAGAACAAGATCAGCCCGTGCAACGGCTGCAACGGATACTAA
- a CDS encoding Gfo/Idh/MocA family oxidoreductase, whose protein sequence is MKNKVYLAGLGNFGKKIGEYLEKMGKNVCVLPKDLAAQTEALKDPEVEALFVVTPNDRHYELLDKALKGGRHHIFVEKPITSSWGDALQLRDLAKANRNILMVGHNQRREAVFRKAKEILDSGRIGKVVSAYFNYSHGAAFNISPDNWRAQIKRHREGPLITLGSHSIDTLHYLLGPVKLVTAFIQNLTGKIEAPDANAVTMLMENGATVFLQADYNIPSEKICLIHGTEGVIGINRDKIHLRIGRDVDRKPSEYEEIPVAHVDTIEEELEEFFAAIEGRATVETGFSEAFNVMAVIDSCFHSDRHRPLLSVADESPGYFS, encoded by the coding sequence ATGAAAAACAAAGTTTACCTAGCTGGTCTGGGAAACTTCGGGAAGAAGATCGGGGAGTATCTCGAAAAGATGGGCAAGAACGTTTGCGTTCTGCCGAAAGACTTGGCGGCGCAGACCGAGGCCCTCAAAGATCCCGAAGTGGAAGCCCTGTTTGTAGTCACTCCCAACGATCGGCATTATGAATTGCTGGATAAAGCCTTGAAGGGAGGGCGGCACCACATTTTTGTGGAAAAGCCGATCACGTCTTCTTGGGGGGATGCTTTGCAGCTTCGCGATCTAGCGAAAGCAAACAGGAACATTTTGATGGTTGGTCACAACCAGCGGCGTGAAGCAGTTTTCCGGAAAGCAAAAGAAATTTTGGATTCCGGAAGGATCGGCAAGGTTGTCAGTGCGTACTTCAACTACTCTCACGGCGCGGCGTTCAATATCTCGCCGGATAATTGGCGAGCGCAGATCAAGCGGCATCGTGAAGGCCCGTTGATCACTCTTGGTAGTCATAGCATTGATACCCTGCATTATCTTCTGGGCCCGGTGAAATTGGTCACGGCGTTCATTCAGAATTTGACCGGCAAGATCGAGGCACCGGATGCGAATGCGGTGACGATGTTGATGGAAAACGGAGCAACTGTTTTTTTGCAGGCGGATTACAATATCCCCAGCGAGAAGATCTGCTTGATCCACGGGACGGAAGGAGTAATCGGGATTAACCGCGACAAGATTCACCTGCGGATCGGCCGGGACGTTGATCGGAAACCTTCCGAGTATGAAGAGATCCCGGTCGCTCACGTGGATACGATTGAAGAAGAGCTGGAAGAGTTCTTTGCGGCGATTGAAGGCAGGGCCACCGTGGAGACTGGTTTTTCCGAAGCCTTCAACGTGATGGCCGTGATAGATAGTTGTTTTCATAGCGATAGACATCGCCCACTGCTTTCTGTGGCTGATGAATCGCCCGGCTACTTTTCTTAG
- a CDS encoding CDP-glycerol glycerophosphotransferase family protein, which translates to MRTIFLFVDKPTFIGDLLDTSYLPYLASKYKVIVFTRKVDQREAAARGYHQSPNITYMKWQIENNRLLGAMKFFRFSCIREFDYLITTKYIRNRRGEDGNSSLLRIASWPLAWLFTSKFFNFIERLLMRRSAKFSEYCRTYQPSLVITATPGLNNFEAEAVWLAKKAGLPTVAVDCAWDNLTTRVTRVRPTDYFFAWHEPMRQEAIRIHGLSPERVQVTGPLRFDYYFTKEPQQPTKEEFLQSCGLDPKLPAILYTTQKSHLFEDDFLRNLIQMRNEQQIPYASIFIRVHPLAKPGRFQEFEKLKDIFVDRPTEVMSSADLRHLKYSLMYADLNINYSSTISLEAMAFDKPVINYFEPSLKSFELNHYKPLLDMKALKLVYDTKNELAKAIRDYLEDPSIDREARNKVLNIYFPFRDGLCYKRNVDFLEEIANYGNKKD; encoded by the coding sequence ATGCGAACCATCTTTTTATTCGTGGATAAGCCGACTTTCATAGGGGACCTGTTGGACACCTCTTATCTGCCTTACCTAGCCTCCAAATATAAGGTGATAGTTTTTACTCGCAAAGTAGACCAGCGGGAGGCGGCGGCGCGCGGTTACCACCAGTCGCCAAATATTACTTATATGAAATGGCAGATCGAGAACAATCGTCTGCTGGGAGCGATGAAGTTTTTCCGATTTTCCTGCATACGGGAATTCGATTATCTGATTACCACAAAATATATACGCAATCGCCGCGGTGAAGATGGAAATAGTTCTCTATTAAGAATTGCCTCTTGGCCCTTAGCCTGGTTGTTCACCTCAAAGTTTTTTAATTTCATTGAGCGTTTGCTGATGAGGCGTTCGGCCAAGTTTTCCGAATATTGCCGGACTTATCAGCCATCACTGGTCATCACCGCCACCCCCGGTTTGAATAATTTTGAGGCGGAAGCGGTTTGGCTCGCTAAAAAAGCCGGCCTGCCTACGGTAGCGGTCGATTGCGCTTGGGACAACCTCACTACCCGTGTTACCCGCGTTCGTCCCACTGACTATTTTTTTGCCTGGCATGAGCCGATGCGTCAGGAGGCGATAAGGATACACGGCCTTTCTCCGGAACGAGTGCAGGTTACCGGACCTTTGCGTTTTGATTATTACTTCACCAAGGAGCCTCAGCAGCCAACCAAGGAAGAGTTTTTGCAATCGTGCGGGCTGGATCCGAAGCTGCCGGCCATTTTATATACCACGCAAAAATCCCATCTTTTTGAGGATGATTTTTTAAGGAATCTTATCCAGATGCGTAATGAGCAGCAGATCCCATATGCCAGCATCTTTATCAGAGTGCACCCACTGGCAAAGCCGGGCCGTTTTCAGGAATTTGAAAAGTTGAAAGATATTTTTGTTGATAGGCCGACAGAAGTTATGTCGTCTGCCGATCTACGTCATTTAAAATACTCGCTTATGTATGCCGACCTGAATATTAACTATTCCTCCACCATTTCTTTGGAGGCGATGGCTTTTGATAAGCCGGTGATAAATTATTTCGAGCCCAGCCTGAAAAGTTTTGAGTTGAATCATTATAAGCCCTTGTTGGATATGAAAGCGTTAAAGTTGGTTTATGACACCAAAAATGAGCTGGCCAAAGCCATCCGCGATTATTTAGAAGATCCGAGTATTGATCGGGAAGCCCGCAATAAGGTTTTGAATATCTATTTCCCGTTCCGGGACGGCCTGTGTTATAAGAGGAATGTAGATTTCCTAGAGGAAATTGCAAATTATGGAAATAAGAAAGATTAA
- a CDS encoding CDP-glycerol glycerophosphotransferase family protein, producing MQLKVVATRIGHIKKMKTIFLTSFNPFIARNILATDVLRILKECSDLKIVVFVPDYKIDWFKKNFSGLNVVFEGIMSQKISRTDVIFTYLASSLLDSKTLAIHKREELAKDHNYFKFAASWALRKIIGRAKTFRWLVRLLDSKFSFRLELKKYFDSYKPDLLFATDVYHNDDVHFLLEAQRRCVSTIGMIRSWDNITNKGIFRAKPDQLIVHNETIRDEAVQFNDFNSEKIFVSGIPQYDDFVKGQRMERAEFFAKLGLDPAKKLIMYSPFGGRFYKYDGEILEILKELGEQVLVRMPPNDKTELIGFQPTKLFYIDQSGHKFQKDTLRDVELNQQDMRWLGDSLYHTDVLVACGASIAIDAALFNKPSVFIYFDGLEEDLPYMKSARRWLDFDHARKLRDLGGSVSAMSKKELLEFVGSFLRNPAKDQEKRRALAEKQCWKLDGRSGHRIAEFILARIDLQRFGG from the coding sequence ATGCAGTTAAAGGTTGTGGCGACCAGGATCGGCCATATTAAAAAGATGAAAACGATTTTTCTAACTAGTTTTAATCCGTTTATCGCGCGCAACATTCTGGCTACGGATGTTTTGCGGATTTTGAAGGAATGCAGCGATTTGAAGATCGTAGTTTTTGTGCCAGATTATAAAATTGATTGGTTTAAGAAGAATTTTTCCGGACTGAATGTGGTTTTTGAAGGCATTATGTCGCAAAAGATTTCCCGCACCGATGTTATTTTTACCTACCTTGCCAGCTCTCTTTTAGACAGTAAGACCTTGGCCATTCATAAGAGAGAAGAATTGGCGAAGGATCATAATTATTTTAAATTCGCAGCCTCTTGGGCGCTCAGGAAAATCATTGGCCGCGCAAAAACCTTTCGCTGGTTAGTTCGATTGCTGGATAGTAAATTTTCTTTCAGATTGGAGTTGAAAAAATATTTTGATAGTTATAAGCCAGATCTTTTGTTTGCGACTGATGTTTATCACAATGACGATGTCCATTTTCTATTGGAGGCCCAGCGGCGCTGTGTCTCTACGATCGGAATGATCCGTTCTTGGGATAATATTACTAACAAGGGAATTTTCCGGGCCAAGCCCGATCAGTTGATTGTGCACAATGAAACCATTCGGGATGAGGCGGTCCAATTCAATGATTTCAATTCTGAGAAAATTTTTGTTTCCGGCATCCCTCAATATGATGACTTCGTTAAAGGGCAGAGGATGGAGCGAGCGGAATTTTTCGCCAAGCTCGGGCTGGATCCAGCGAAGAAACTTATTATGTATTCTCCGTTTGGAGGTCGTTTTTATAAATATGACGGAGAAATATTAGAAATTTTAAAGGAGTTAGGTGAGCAAGTTCTGGTGCGCATGCCCCCAAACGACAAGACTGAATTGATAGGCTTCCAGCCAACAAAACTTTTTTATATTGATCAGTCTGGTCACAAATTCCAAAAAGATACTTTGCGTGATGTGGAATTAAACCAGCAGGATATGCGTTGGCTCGGAGATTCCTTGTATCATACCGATGTGCTGGTCGCCTGCGGGGCAAGTATCGCTATTGATGCCGCGCTATTCAACAAGCCGTCCGTATTCATTTATTTTGATGGCTTAGAAGAAGATTTGCCGTACATGAAGAGTGCTCGCCGATGGCTAGATTTTGACCATGCGAGAAAGCTTCGGGATCTCGGCGGATCAGTGTCGGCGATGAGTAAAAAGGAATTACTGGAATTCGTCGGGTCTTTTTTGAGGAATCCGGCCAAGGATCAAGAGAAGAGGAGGGCTCTAGCCGAAAAGCAGTGCTGGAAGTTGGACGGAAGATCGGGCCATCGGATTGCCGAATTTATTTTAGCCAGAATTGACCTTCAGCGTTTCGGAGGATAG